A stretch of the Vigna radiata var. radiata cultivar VC1973A chromosome 7, Vradiata_ver6, whole genome shotgun sequence genome encodes the following:
- the LOC106767873 gene encoding uncharacterized protein LOC106767873, with product MMAATFKCQPTGLHGSGIDASAPRSSRNFGRFYSMRFACNTRCNTLRHVHAPLSISHDSSTESSLILIRHGESLWNEKNLFTGCCDVPLTQRGVEEAIEAGKRISFIPVDMIFTSALIRAQMTAMLAMTQHLQKKIPIIIHNENEEATTWTRVYSEKTTKQSIPVITAWELNERMYGELQGLNKQETAERYGKEKVHEWRRSFDIPPPKGESLEMCSKRAVSYFKDFIEPQLKSGKHVMVAAHGNSLRSIIMYLDRLTSQEVTTLELSTGVPLLYIYTEGKYMSRGSPVGSTEAGVYAYTQSLAVYRQQLDEMSP from the exons aTGATGGCTGCTACTTTCAAATGCCAACCTACGGGACTTCACGGTTCTGGCATTGATGCGTCGGCGCCTCGATCTTCTCGAAACTTCGGAAGGTTTTACTCAATGCGATTCGCGTGCAACACTCGCTGCAATACATTGCGTCACGTTCATGCACCACTTTCCATTTCCCACGACTCATCAA CTGAGAGTTCTTTGATATTGATTCGTCATGGGGAGTCTTTGTGGAATGAGAAGAACTTGTTCACCGGATGTTGCGATGTGCCGTTGACCcagagaggtgtagaggaagCGATTGAAGCTGGTAAGAGGATTAGCTTTATACCGGTTGATATGATTTTCACTTCTGCACTGATTCGAGCGCAGATGACGGCTATGCTTGCAATGACTCAGCACCTCCAAAAGAAG ATTCCTATTATCATCCATAATGAGAATGAAGAGGCAACAACTTGGACTCGAGTTTACAGCGAAAAAACCACCAAGCAATCTATTCCAGTTATTACTGCTTGGGAGTTGAATGAAAGAAT GTATGGGGAGTTACAAGGTCTTAATAAACAGGAGACTGCAGAAAGATATGGGAAGGAGAAAGTGCATGAATGGCGTAGGAGTTTTGACATTCCTCCTCCGAAGGGCGAGAGCCTGGAAATGTGTTCAAAGAGAGCTGtttcatattttaaagatttt ATTGAACCCCAATTAAAATCAGGAAAGCACGTTATGGTTGCTGCTCATGGAAACTCATTGAGGTCCATTATAATGTATCTTGACAGATTAACCTCCCAAGAG GTCACTACTTTAGAATTATCAACTGGCGTACCGTTGCTTTACATATATACAGAGGGGAAGTATATGAGTAGAGGAAGTCCTGTGGGGTCTACAGAAGCTGGTGTTTATGCGTACACTCAG AGTTTAGCTGTCTACAGACAACAGTTAGATGAAATGTCTCCTTGA
- the LOC106766446 gene encoding type I inositol polyphosphate 5-phosphatase 5 has protein sequence MSSSTGARSKSNANFEMTKANEASATSPVNTTTASNLPDTSAKNDKKKKSILPKIFGSKRNGRSSDEEAIKPGTEEDDGATTTLDLEKIETRKKAFLEAAPIMRKSFSERETSPGIEGLNLSTFERPVMAPETELQTFRIFVATWNVGGKSPNFDLNLQDFFLVEGSADIYVLGFQEIVPLSAGNVLVIEDNEPAARWLALISQALNRPRNEYSDSSDSGTGSKSNSSSKDSKSPASLNFFQKPSLKVISKNFRAEGSSLLKACNCPVDSPSRERRRARKYSDPMNKLDSELHGDETVEELLSITELPSSPSTCRYSLISSKQMVGIFLTIWTKKELVPHIGHLRVDSVGRGIMGCLGNKGCISMSMSLHQTSFCFVCSHLASGEKDGDELKRNSDVAEILKSTQFPRICKNPCRRAPERIVDHDRIIWLGDLNYRVALSYEETRVLLEDNDWDTLLEKDQLNMERDAGRVFNGFKEGRIVFAPTYKYSQNSDSYAGETVKSKKKRRTPAWCDRILWRGNGIDQLSYIRGESRFSDHRPVCAVFSVDVEVRSRNNRFRKGYSYTSPRPEYEDFIPQRHSFYDY, from the exons ATGTCTTCGTCTACGGGTGCACGTTCTAAATCAAATGCTAACTTTGAAATGACCAAAGCTAATGAAGCTTCTGCCACCAGCCCTGTCAACACAACCACTGCATCAAATTTGCCAGATACCAGTGCCAAGAatgacaagaaaaagaag TCTATCCTTCCGAAGATTTTCGGATCAAAGCGAAATGGGAGAAGCTCAGACGAAGAAGCAATCAAACCAGGCAcggaagaagatgatggagcTACTACTACTCTTG ATTTGGAGAAGATTGAGACAAGAAAAAAAGCATTTTTGGAAGCTGCCCCCATCATGAGAAAAAGTTTCTCAG AAAGGGAGACTAGCCCTGGAATCGAAGGCCTAAATTTGTCCACTTTTGAACGCCCTGTGATGGCTCCAGAAACTGAACTGCAGACTTTCAG AATCTTCGTTGCAACGTGGAATGTGGGAGGAAAGTCACCAAATTTTGATCTCAACCTTCAAGATTTCTTCTTAGTAGAAGGCTCCGCAGATATATACGTCTTGGG TTTCCAGGAAATTGTTCCTTTGAGTGCTGGGAATGTTCTAGTGATAGAAGACAACGAACCTGCAGCAAGGTGGTTGGCCTTGATAAGTCAAGCACTAAACAGACCAAGAAATGAATACAGTGATTCTTCAGACTCGGGAACTGGGTCGAAAAGCAATAGTAGTTCAAAGGATTCAAAGTCCCCGGCAAGTTTGAATTTCTTTCAGAAGCCTTCTCTTAAAGTTATCAGTAAAAACTTCAGGGCAGAGGGTAGCAGCCTCCTTAAGGCTTGCAATTGTCCGGTGGATTCTCCATCCAGGGAGAGACGAAGGGCGAGAAAGTATAGTGACCCTATGAATAAGTTAGACTCTGAGCTTCATGGTGATGAAACCGTGGAAGAGTTGCTTTCAATCACAGAACTACCTTCTTCTCCTAGCACATGCAGATACTCCCTTATATCAAGTAAACAAATGGTTGGGATTTTTCTCACCATATGGACTAAGAAGGAATTAGTGCCTCACATTGGACATCTTAGAGTGGATTCTGTTGGGAGAGGGATCATGGGTTGCTTAGGTAACAAG GGGTGTATATCAATGAGCATGTCATTACATCAAACAAGTTTTTGTTTCGTCTGTAGTCACTTGGCTTCTGGGGAGAAAGACGGCGACGAGTTGAAGAGAAATTCTGATGTAGCCGAGATCCTCAAAAGCACCCAATTCCCTAGGATTTGCAAGAATCCGTGTCGTCGTGCGCCAGAGAGAATTGTTGACCATGA TCGAATAATATGGCTTGGAGATTTGAATTATCGGGTGGCTTTGAGTTACGAAGAAACAAGGGTTCTATTGGAGGATAACGACTGGGACACTTTGTTAGAGAAAGATCAG TTAAACATGGAAAGAGACGCAGGAAGGGTTTTTAACGGTTTCAAAGAGGGGAGGATTGTTTTTGCTCCCACTTACAAGTACTCACAGAATTCAGACTCATACGCTGGTGAAACTgtgaaatcaaagaaaaaacgTCGAACACCTGCATG GTGTGACAGAATATTATGGCGTGGCAATGGCATTGATCAATTATCATATATTCGAGGAGAGTCAAGATTTTCTGACCACAGACCTGTTTGTGCTGTGTTTTCTGTGGATGTGGAAGTAAGAAGCAGAAACAACAGGTTTAGGAAGGGTTACTCCTACACAAGTCCAAGACCGGAATACGAAGACTTCATACCTCAAAGGCATAGTTTCTACGATTATTAA